A single Candidatus Tanganyikabacteria bacterium DNA region contains:
- a CDS encoding TolC family protein → MAQGPARAAAGGLRAPRRLVAIAIGYLAGVAAPAHAQAPWTLERLLDRALAANPYIAVKEAGVRAAEPRPALGAAWPEPMFTSGLKNMGLLPSLGRDPGTELSLGLAQTIPFPGKARLRGEAAAAGVDRARADLAQARRDVVRQVKEAWYDLYDTRRALEINAETRALLARAAEAAAARYRVGKVSQGDVLRAEVEGARMSDDRAMLEARLEAIEANLARLVGLPPLGTSFGPVATPDLRVPDLAPQQIAERVEAGAPALEIAAAETRAAERSLELARLDVLPDLTLMGQVMSRGAMAGGWELSASVDLPVWYRQKQRQMVAEAEAMVAQMRRDREKMLADMLAMAREELAMARSAATRESLLRTSILPRARLTLQAGLAGYAVGMDDFLMLLEAIMTIQGFQREHAAALVAGNKALARLEALLTQEVTREGFR, encoded by the coding sequence TTGGCGCAGGGCCCGGCGCGCGCCGCTGCCGGCGGCTTGCGAGCGCCGCGCCGCCTGGTCGCGATCGCGATCGGCTACCTGGCCGGGGTCGCTGCCCCGGCTCACGCCCAGGCCCCCTGGACGCTGGAGCGACTGCTCGACCGCGCGCTCGCCGCAAACCCTTACATCGCGGTCAAGGAAGCCGGCGTGCGGGCCGCCGAGCCCCGGCCGGCGCTCGGCGCGGCCTGGCCGGAGCCGATGTTCACGTCGGGCCTCAAGAACATGGGCTTGCTGCCCAGCCTCGGCCGCGATCCCGGCACGGAGCTCAGCCTGGGGCTGGCGCAAACCATTCCCTTCCCCGGCAAGGCGCGGTTGCGCGGCGAGGCCGCCGCGGCCGGCGTGGACCGGGCCAGGGCCGACCTGGCGCAGGCGCGCCGCGACGTCGTGCGGCAGGTGAAGGAAGCCTGGTACGACCTCTACGACACCCGGCGCGCGCTCGAGATCAACGCCGAGACTCGCGCCCTGCTCGCCAGGGCCGCCGAGGCCGCCGCCGCCCGCTACCGCGTCGGCAAGGTCTCGCAGGGCGACGTCCTGCGGGCCGAGGTCGAGGGAGCCAGGATGAGCGACGATCGCGCCATGCTCGAGGCGCGCCTGGAGGCGATCGAGGCCAACCTGGCCCGCTTGGTGGGGCTCCCGCCGCTCGGGACCTCGTTCGGCCCCGTGGCGACACCGGATTTGCGGGTCCCGGACCTCGCGCCGCAGCAGATCGCCGAGCGAGTAGAGGCGGGAGCGCCGGCCCTGGAGATCGCCGCGGCCGAGACGCGCGCGGCGGAGCGGTCCCTCGAACTCGCTCGCCTGGATGTCCTGCCGGATCTCACGCTGATGGGCCAGGTGATGAGCCGCGGCGCCATGGCGGGAGGCTGGGAGCTCTCGGCGTCGGTGGACCTGCCGGTGTGGTATCGCCAGAAGCAGCGTCAGATGGTCGCCGAAGCCGAGGCGATGGTCGCGCAGATGCGCCGCGACCGCGAGAAGATGCTGGCGGACATGCTGGCCATGGCCCGCGAGGAACTGGCCATGGCGCGGTCGGCCGCGACCCGCGAGTCCCTGCTGCGCACGAGCATCCTGCCGCGGGCGCGCCTGACGCTGCAGGCCGGCCTGGCCGGCTACGCCGTGGGCATGGACGATTTCCTGATGCTGCTCGAAGCGATCATGACCATCCAAGGTTTCCAGCGCGAGCACGCCGCGGCCCTGGTGGCCGGCAACAAGGCCCTGGCGCGCCTCGAAGCGCTCCTCACACAGGAGGTGACCCGTGAAGGTTTCCGGTAA
- a CDS encoding efflux RND transporter periplasmic adaptor subunit yields MKLIKQKAGPAKGSTVPGTVHLSAEKQQQIGVRTAPVGYVTLSTAIRAAGKVEADESRVSHVHTKIEGWIEGLRVNTTGQLVRKGQPLLSIYSPDLVAAQEEYLQALAAERLLGQGGLLQGDRGLRAAARGRLRNWDFSESHLEDLERTGVARRAVALHAHQGGVVIEKKAVEGMRVMPGDDLFTIADLSSVWVQAQVYESELPYVKVGGKADVQLEALPGRTFAGRVGFVYPTLDPMTRTAKVRVVLANPGLVLKPEMYAAVTLAAPAQRHLAVPSEAVLDSGQRQVAFVAKPDGYFEPRVLRLGGYRGDQAIVKDGLHPGERVVTSANFLIDSESQLQAAMGQMSGGGAHKH; encoded by the coding sequence ATGAAGCTGATCAAGCAGAAGGCCGGCCCGGCCAAGGGTTCGACCGTGCCGGGCACCGTCCATCTCTCGGCCGAGAAGCAGCAGCAAATAGGCGTGCGCACCGCGCCGGTCGGCTACGTCACGCTGAGCACGGCCATCCGGGCGGCCGGCAAGGTCGAGGCCGACGAGAGCCGGGTGTCCCACGTGCACACCAAGATCGAGGGCTGGATCGAGGGCCTGCGGGTCAACACCACCGGCCAGCTCGTCCGGAAGGGCCAGCCACTCTTGTCGATCTACAGCCCCGACCTGGTGGCGGCGCAGGAGGAGTACCTCCAGGCCCTCGCGGCCGAGCGTCTGCTGGGCCAGGGCGGCCTGCTCCAGGGCGATCGCGGCCTCCGCGCCGCGGCGCGCGGGCGCCTCCGCAACTGGGACTTCTCTGAATCCCACCTCGAAGACCTAGAGCGGACCGGCGTCGCGCGGCGCGCGGTGGCCCTGCACGCCCACCAGGGCGGCGTGGTCATCGAGAAGAAGGCCGTCGAAGGCATGCGGGTCATGCCGGGCGACGACCTGTTCACTATCGCCGACCTGTCCAGCGTATGGGTGCAGGCGCAGGTCTACGAGTCCGAACTGCCGTACGTCAAGGTCGGCGGCAAGGCCGACGTGCAGCTGGAGGCCCTGCCGGGGCGCACCTTTGCCGGGCGCGTCGGCTTCGTGTATCCCACCCTCGACCCCATGACCCGGACGGCGAAGGTCCGGGTGGTGCTCGCCAATCCGGGCCTGGTCCTCAAGCCGGAGATGTACGCCGCGGTCACCCTGGCGGCGCCGGCGCAACGCCACCTGGCCGTGCCGAGCGAGGCCGTCCTCGATTCGGGCCAGCGCCAGGTCGCCTTCGTCGCCAAGCCCGACGGTTACTTCGAGCCGCGGGTGCTCAGGCTGGGCGGCTACCGGGGCGATCAGGCGATCGTCAAGGACGGCCTGCATCCGGGTGAGCGCGTCGTCACCAGCGCCAACTTCCTGATCGACTCCGAGAGCCAGCTCCAGGCGGCGATGGGCCAGATGAGCGGCGGAGGCGCGCACAAGCACTAG
- a CDS encoding efflux RND transporter permease subunit → MPLPPDGPTTGWIERLIGGSARNPFLVLLFVTFLTFSGLWAIKQTPLDAIPDLSDVQVIVYTEWMGRSPSIVEDQVTYPIVTSMLSAPKVQAVRGFSFFGVSFVYVIFNDGTDIYWARSRVLETLAGLEGKFPAGVVPTLGPDATGVGWGFQYALVDETGKHDLAQLRSLQDWSLRYWLKSVPGVADVATVGGFPKQYQVNLDPAKLAAYNVPISKVMMAIKTANNDVGGRVVEWSGREYAVRGKGYIKSINDIEQIPVMVGAGGVPVRVADIGRVQLGSDMRRGVADLDGKGEVVGGVVVVRFGENVLLVIDRVKEKLAESARSLPPGVKVVTTYDRTDLIKKSIKTLQEKLIEESIVVSLVCVVFLFHFRSALVAIITLPLAIIMSFLVMRGIGLSSNIMSLGGIAIAIGAMVDAAIVMIENAHKRLEHAPPGADRREVVIAAAKEVGKPLFFALLIITVSFLPVFTLEAQEGRLFKPLAFTKTFAMFFASLLSVTLVPLLMVWLVRGRIMPEHANPVNRFLIWAYAPFVKMALRWRWPVIGLAALTVGATVPIYQRLGSEFMPPLYEGTFLYMPTGLPGMSVTEAGRLLQVQDKLLASVPEVASVFGKSGRAETATDPAPFEMFETTINLKPRDEWRAGMTPEKLIAELDLKMQFPGIRNAWTMPIKARLDMLSTGIRTPLGIKVLGNDLPDLQEVGNQLEATLSKVKGTRNVFAERVLGGYYYDLTVDRQAAARYGLTVGEVQDVIETAIGGMVVTTTVEGRERYTVLVRYARELRDTREKLARILVPAMGGAQVPLSQLAKLEVTMGPPVIRSEAGQLAAYVYVDVADPDFGGYVARAKAAVDREVKVPAGTVLDWSGQYENMQRARDRLQVVVPLTLGLIFLLLYLNFRTVAQTLIVLLSIPFSVVGSFWLLWALGYNLSVAVWVGLIALAGVAAETGVVMIVYLDEAYAARKRAGLLSTTGDLARAITEGAVQRVRPKMMTVCAIMLGLLPIMWGHGEGSDVMRRIAAPMIGGMISSTLLTLIVIPAIYMIWRSKGLARGPATDAADATT, encoded by the coding sequence ATGCCATTGCCCCCGGACGGTCCGACCACGGGCTGGATCGAGCGGTTGATCGGCGGCAGCGCCCGCAACCCCTTCCTGGTCCTGCTGTTCGTGACGTTCCTGACGTTCTCGGGCCTCTGGGCCATCAAGCAGACTCCGCTGGACGCCATTCCCGACCTGTCGGACGTGCAGGTCATCGTCTACACCGAGTGGATGGGGCGGAGCCCTTCCATCGTCGAGGATCAGGTCACCTACCCGATCGTCACGAGCATGCTGAGCGCGCCCAAGGTGCAGGCGGTGCGCGGCTTCTCGTTCTTCGGCGTGAGTTTCGTGTACGTCATCTTCAACGACGGTACCGACATCTACTGGGCGCGCTCGCGGGTGCTGGAGACCCTCGCGGGGCTGGAGGGCAAGTTCCCGGCCGGGGTCGTGCCGACTCTGGGCCCCGACGCCACCGGCGTCGGCTGGGGCTTCCAGTACGCCCTGGTGGACGAGACCGGCAAGCACGACCTGGCGCAACTGCGCAGCCTCCAGGACTGGTCGCTCCGCTACTGGCTCAAGAGCGTGCCCGGCGTCGCCGACGTCGCCACGGTGGGCGGCTTCCCCAAGCAGTACCAGGTGAACCTGGATCCCGCGAAGCTGGCGGCCTACAACGTGCCGATTTCCAAGGTCATGATGGCCATCAAGACCGCCAACAACGACGTCGGCGGCCGCGTGGTCGAGTGGAGCGGGCGCGAGTACGCCGTGCGCGGGAAGGGCTACATCAAGTCGATAAACGACATCGAGCAGATCCCCGTGATGGTCGGCGCAGGGGGCGTGCCGGTGCGCGTCGCGGATATCGGCCGCGTGCAACTCGGATCCGATATGCGCCGCGGCGTGGCGGATCTCGACGGCAAGGGCGAAGTGGTCGGCGGCGTCGTGGTGGTGCGCTTCGGCGAGAACGTCCTGTTGGTCATCGACCGGGTCAAGGAGAAACTCGCCGAGTCGGCCAGGAGCCTGCCGCCCGGCGTCAAGGTCGTCACGACCTACGATCGCACCGATCTGATCAAGAAGTCGATCAAGACGTTGCAGGAGAAGCTGATCGAGGAGAGCATCGTCGTCAGCCTGGTCTGCGTCGTCTTCCTCTTCCACTTCCGCAGCGCCCTGGTGGCCATCATCACCCTGCCCCTGGCCATCATCATGTCCTTCCTGGTCATGCGGGGCATCGGCCTGTCGAGCAACATCATGTCGCTGGGCGGCATCGCCATCGCCATCGGGGCCATGGTGGACGCGGCGATCGTGATGATCGAGAACGCGCACAAACGGCTCGAGCACGCGCCGCCCGGCGCCGACCGGCGGGAGGTCGTCATCGCGGCGGCCAAGGAGGTCGGCAAGCCGCTGTTCTTCGCCCTGCTCATCATCACGGTCTCGTTCTTGCCGGTCTTCACCCTGGAGGCGCAGGAGGGGCGCCTGTTCAAGCCCCTGGCGTTCACCAAGACCTTCGCGATGTTCTTCGCGTCGCTCCTGTCGGTCACGCTCGTGCCGTTGCTGATGGTCTGGCTCGTGCGCGGGCGCATCATGCCCGAGCACGCCAATCCCGTGAACCGGTTCCTGATCTGGGCCTACGCGCCCTTCGTGAAAATGGCGCTACGGTGGCGGTGGCCCGTGATCGGCCTGGCGGCGCTCACCGTGGGCGCGACGGTCCCGATCTACCAGAGACTGGGCTCAGAGTTCATGCCGCCGCTGTACGAGGGGACGTTCCTGTACATGCCCACCGGGTTGCCGGGGATGTCGGTGACCGAGGCCGGGCGCCTCCTACAGGTTCAGGACAAGCTGCTCGCGTCGGTCCCGGAGGTCGCGTCGGTCTTCGGCAAGTCGGGCCGGGCCGAGACCGCCACCGATCCCGCGCCCTTCGAGATGTTCGAGACGACCATCAACCTCAAGCCCCGCGACGAGTGGCGCGCCGGCATGACGCCCGAGAAGCTGATCGCCGAACTCGACCTGAAGATGCAGTTCCCCGGCATCCGCAACGCCTGGACGATGCCCATCAAGGCCCGCCTCGACATGCTGTCCACGGGCATCCGCACGCCGCTGGGCATCAAGGTGCTGGGGAACGACCTGCCCGATCTGCAGGAGGTCGGCAACCAGCTGGAGGCCACGCTCTCGAAGGTCAAGGGCACCCGCAACGTGTTCGCCGAGCGCGTCCTTGGCGGCTACTACTACGATCTCACGGTCGACCGGCAGGCGGCCGCCCGCTACGGCCTCACAGTCGGCGAGGTGCAGGACGTCATCGAGACCGCCATCGGCGGCATGGTCGTGACCACCACCGTGGAAGGTCGCGAGCGGTACACCGTGCTCGTGCGCTATGCCCGCGAACTGCGTGACACGCGCGAGAAACTGGCCCGCATCCTGGTGCCCGCGATGGGCGGGGCGCAGGTGCCGCTCTCGCAACTGGCCAAGCTGGAAGTCACGATGGGGCCGCCGGTCATCCGCAGCGAGGCCGGGCAACTGGCGGCCTACGTCTACGTGGACGTCGCCGATCCCGATTTCGGGGGCTACGTCGCGCGGGCGAAGGCGGCGGTGGACCGCGAGGTCAAGGTCCCCGCCGGCACGGTCCTGGACTGGAGCGGCCAGTACGAAAACATGCAACGCGCCCGCGATCGCCTGCAGGTCGTGGTGCCCCTCACCCTGGGCCTGATCTTCCTGTTGCTGTATCTCAACTTCCGGACCGTGGCCCAGACGCTGATCGTGCTCCTGTCCATTCCGTTCTCGGTGGTCGGCAGCTTCTGGCTCCTGTGGGCGCTGGGCTACAACCTCTCGGTGGCTGTCTGGGTGGGCCTGATCGCCCTCGCGGGGGTGGCGGCCGAGACCGGCGTCGTGATGATCGTCTACCTCGACGAGGCCTACGCGGCCCGCAAGCGGGCCGGCCTGCTCTCCACCACCGGCGACCTGGCCAGGGCCATCACGGAAGGGGCCGTCCAGCGCGTGCGGCCCAAGATGATGACGGTGTGCGCGATCATGCTTGGCCTCCTGCCCATCATGTGGGGCCACGGCGAGGGCAGCGACGTCATGCGCCGCATCGCCGCCCCGATGATCGGCGGCATGATCAGTTCGACCCTGCTGACCCTGATCGTGATCCCCGCGATCTACATGATCTGGCGCTCGAAAGGCCTGGCGAGAGGGCCGGCGACCGACGCGGCCGATGCGACTACGTAA